The DNA window ACCACTCGGCAAAAGTATCGGGAAACAGCTCCACCAGGTACTTGCAGACGTTATCGTCCTCCGGACGACCCGTAGGGTCATCGTAGGCCACACTCCCCCTTTAATCGGTAAAGAGGCAGTCCAACGAGCCCATTCCCTTCAACAGCCATTCTGTTGGGAGCATTAGGATCAACCGTAGTAGCCTTGGTTGATGCGGTTTTCCAGTTGGTTGGCCCCCTCCTGATACTCACCGATGACAAAGTTCTCGGCATTAGCTTTGATCAAGGCTTTTTGTTCCTCTGTCAGGCCCGGGATCCGCAGCATATCCTCCAAGCTGTTGTAGGGAGCATTCTGCACCAAAGTGCGGGCCAAATTGGGGTAGAACCCAGGCAATTGGCGGTAGTTGCGCAAGATGGTGTTGTTCACATCAATCGGGGCATCCAGATGCTTCACAGCGGGAAGTTCCGCAGCATGAGCCACACCCAGGATCCCCAAAGGGGCAAAACACAGACACACAATCAACAGGAAACGAACTAGGGCGGACAACAGGAAACGCATAACACCACTTCTCCGAACAGGGTTCAAAACGCTCGTTTGATTGGGCGATACAGCTTTTCCAGCGATACTGACTACAGCCAACACAGACTCATCTCTTGCCTAGCAAGGATCCTGCTCAGCCTCAAGTCCTCTATGAAGTCGGGACCTGAAGTCGGGAAAAGCTGTAATATCTTCCAACCATTTAGTCTCTCATCCCCCCTACCCCGAATCGAGAGCCGAGGTGGGATCTCGATTCCTACAGAAACAATTTTTAACAACTATGATCAGGAGACAGTCTCTTTTTTGAGTCCAGCCTTGCACCATGACTGACTCCGCTACTCTCAATCCGGCCATTTCCACCTCCCCCGCGCAGGAGCAACTCCCTACAGACGGGACACCACCCCAATCTCCTGAGCTGGGGCTTCTTCAGCAATCGGAGCAGTTTGTATGGCGGCATATTGGCCCGGATCCCAAGCAGATTGAGCAAATGTTGGCGGTTTTGGGGCTGGGTTCTCTCCAGGAATTGGTGGAGAAAACGGTACCGACGGCGATTCGTACCCCACAGCCTTTGCGGTTGGGATCCCCGCGCACCGAGCAGCAGGTGTTGGCGGAGCTGAAGGAGATTGCTGCTCAAAACCAGGTGTGGCGCTCCTTTTTGGGGATGGGCTACTCCAACTGTCTGACTCCGCCCGTTATTCAGCGCAACATTCTGGAAAACCCTGGCTGGTACACTCAGTACACTCCTTACCAAGCGGAGATCGCCCAGGGACGGTTAGAAGCCCTGCTGAATTTTCAGACGATGGTGATCGATCTGACGGGGATGGAGATCGCCAATGCCTCTTTGCTGGATGAAGCCACCGCAGCAGCAGAAGCCATGACCCTCAGTTATGGGCTAGCGGCCAAAGGCAGCTCCATCTTCTGGGTGGATCGAGGCTGTCATCCCCAAACCTTGGCGGTATTGCAAACGCGGGCCGAGCCGTTGGGGATCCAGATTCGCGTGGCGGATCCGGCGGAGTTTCGGTTGGACGGAGAAAGCTTTGGCCTGCTGCTGCAGTATCCCAACACCTCCGGTGAGATTCGGGACTATCACCAGTTGGTCGAGCAAGCCCATCAGCGGGGGATCCTGGTTACGGTGGCTGCTGACTTGCTCAGCTTGACCCTTCTAAAACCACCCGGGGAATGGGGGGCAGATATTGTCGTCGGATCCACGCAACGCTTTGGCATCCCACTTGGGTACGGAGGCCCCCATGCCGCCTACTTTGCCACCCGCGAAGCCCACAAACGTCTATTACCGGGACGCCTGGTGGGTGTTTCTCAAGATGCCCAAGGTAAGCCTGCCCTACGCCTAGCGCTACAAACGCGCGAGCAACACATCCGCCGCGACAAAGCCACCAGCAACATCTGTACGGCCCAGGTGCTTCTGGCGGTGATGGCCTCCCTGTACGCGGTCTATCACGGCCCTAAGGGATTACGGAAGATGGCCTTGAGGATCTATGGGCAGGCCCATCGGTTGGCGGCCAGTATCCGGGAGCTGGGCTACAAGGTGGGGCCAGAGCACTTTTTCGACACCTTTTGGGTGCAAGGTCAATCCCCAGCCCAGATCCAAGAGATTCAGGCTCGGGCCGTCCAACAGCGGATCAATCTGCGGCAAATCGACGAGCGAACGGTGGGGATCAGTCTGGATGAAGCCACAACCGCAGTCGATATATGGGATCTATTCCAACTTTTTACCGGCTCCAATCTCCCCTTTGAGGAACGAGAAGGCTGGGATCCCAATCAGCCGTTGCCCGATTTGAGTCGGAGCTTGCCCCCCAGTTTGATCCGCACCACACCCTATTTGACGCACCCCGTCTTCAACCGTTACCACTCAGAAACCGAGCTCCTGCGCTATATTCACCGCCTGCAAAGTCGGGATCTATCTTTGACCCACTCCATGATCCCGCTCGGTTCCTGCACCATGAAGCTAAACGCCACGGTGGAGATGATCCCGGTGAGTTGGCCGGAATTTGCTCAGATCCATCCTTTTGTCCCTCTGGAGCAGACGCGCGGCTACCAAACGCTATTTGCCCAACTGGAACAGATGTTGGCGGAGATCACCGGCTTTGCCGGGGTTTCCCTACAGCCCAATGCCGGATCCCAGGGGGAGTATGCCGGTTTGTTGGCGATTCGCCGTTACCACCAGGCCCGAGGAGAAGGACATCGGCAAGTGTGTCTGATCCCCACCTCCGCCCACGGTACCAACCCAGCCAGCGCAGTGATGGCAGGAATGCGGGTAGTGAGCGTGGCTTGTGATGCAGCCGGCAACATCGATATCGAGGATTTGCGCAGCAAAGCCGAACGACATCGGGAGCAGCTGGCGGCTTTGATGATTACCTATCCCTCCACCCACGGTGTGTTTGAGGAAGGGATCCGGGACATCTGCCAGATTATCCATGAGGCGGGTGGGCAGGTGTACATGGATGGGGCCAATCTCAACGCCCAGGTGGGCCTTTGCCGTCCTGCTGAGTTGGGGGCGGATGTTTGCCATCTGAACCTGCACAAAACCTTCTGTATTCCCCACGGGGGAGGCGGGCCGGGGGTAGGGCCGATTGGGGTGGCAGCCCATTTGTTGCCTTATTTGCCCGGTCATCCTTTTCTCCCGGGGTGCAGGGGGCCCGTCAGTGCCGCCCCTTGGGGCAGTGCCAGCATTTTGCCCATTTCTTGGGCTTACATTCGCCTGATGGGATCCGCCGGACTGACCCTTGCCACCCAAGTGGCGATTTTGAATGCCAACTACATTGCCAAGCGGTTGGATCCCTACTACCCGGTGCTCTACAAGGGATCCACAGGCCTGGTGGCCCACGAGTGCATTTTGGATTTGCGCCCCCTCAAGAAGAGTGCAGGTATCGAGGTGGAGGATGTGGCCAAACGGCTGATGGACTATGGCTTTCATGCCCCTACCATTTCTTGGCCGGTGGCGGGCACGATGATGGTGGAACCGACGGAGAGTGAGTCGCTGGAGGAGTTGGATCGCTTTTGTGAGGCAATGATCGCCATTCGCCAGGAGATCGCTGCCATTGAGCGGGGGGAGGCGGATCCCGTTCACAATCTCCTCAAGCAGGCGCCTCACACTGCCGAAGTGGTGACGGCGGATCAGTGGGATCGTCCCTATTCCCGTTCGCTAGCCGCCTACCCTGCCCCCTGGGTGAAAGCTCACAAGTTTTGGCCAAGCGTGAGCCGGATTGACAACGCCTACGGGGATCGACATTTGGTTTGTAGTTGCCAGCCTTGGTTGGAAGACTAGACGCCTCAACAGGGATCCCATGGGATCCCCAGTCCTTCAATCCGACAAAACAGCAAAAAGACTGCTCCGCAGGACAGCCCCTACTTTTGTGGAGCCTTAAGGCAATTTCAGCTCAATGAACTTTGACACTCCCCCGGTTAGAAACCGGGGGATTCTCCCTTCTAGCTCCCCACAGCTTGAAGCTGTGGAGGATTCATGGAGTTCAGGGGATTGCCAACTACCCCATCCCCTGAGCCGACCGTACCCATTACAGATACGGCTTCTTTTAGACTCAGAGGACACGCGAATCCGTCCCACTGGGCAATGTTCATTGCGGCATTCCAGTCGGCATCACAGCAATACCCGTCCTGCCCAGTGAACAGATGCCCACTCCTTTTCCCAATGGCCTCCGGCCCTGCGGAGCAGATCAATCCTGTCCTGTGGTCGGTTTTGGATGTGTAGGCAGCAGGGCGCTTGTGTAGAGTTCTACCTGCCATTTCCAGCTTGTAGGCAACCTTCCACTCCAGGTCGTAGTACGACCAGGTATGGCGCGATTTCCCGGCATCCGAACGCGCCTTCTGGCTCTGTCTGGATTGGCGGATACCTGAGAGGTCTTCCATCCACACATCCGCATTTACCGCCTTGGCAAACCGTACAATGCGGCGGCTCACGGTGTGGTTGACCGCCCTCATCCAACGGGCTTCTTTGCGCTCCAGTCGCTTGAGTGCTCGGTATTTACCCGCCTGTTGCAACTGGGCACGACGCTTCTGGAAACGACGACGACGATAGGCTACCTCTCCACCCCCAAAAAACACCGCCCGACCCCAACGGGTGGCCGCCACTGCCAAACGGTTCTGCCCCCGGTCAACACCCAGTCGCTCCGTACTCTTCACTTCGGGAACTTCCCAAGTGATAGATACAACCGCGTACCAACAGCCCCGTAGCTTCATGAGTTTCAAGGTTCCCCGTTCACAATCCTGTTCGGCCAGGATGCGCTCAAGACGCTCGGCATAGTAGGAACTGCTAACCTCAAGGGGAACCCGCTTGTCACCCTGAATCGTGGGAAAACTCACCGAGTAGGTGCTACCTACTTTGTGCAGCTTCCAGTTTTGGTTGTTGACCTCTGGCCAGAACACTTTGAAGTGCTTGACCCGCTGGCCGGCTTTCCCCTTCAGGACACGAATCACCTGGTTGGAGAGGGCCGACTTGAGTGGTGTCACCACTTTGGCGGT is part of the Thermostichus vulcanus str. 'Rupite' genome and encodes:
- a CDS encoding RNA-guided endonuclease TnpB family protein, yielding MKRVTTTLKLKFLDLNAVKAEMFNQTVCATTALANELLRISPKERKALTTAKVVTPLKSALSNQVIRVLKGKAGQRVKHFKVFWPEVNNQNWKLHKVGSTYSVSFPTIQGDKRVPLEVSSSYYAERLERILAEQDCERGTLKLMKLRGCWYAVVSITWEVPEVKSTERLGVDRGQNRLAVAATRWGRAVFFGGGEVAYRRRRFQKRRAQLQQAGKYRALKRLERKEARWMRAVNHTVSRRIVRFAKAVNADVWMEDLSGIRQSRQSQKARSDAGKSRHTWSYYDLEWKVAYKLEMAGRTLHKRPAAYTSKTDHRTGLICSAGPEAIGKRSGHLFTGQDGYCCDADWNAAMNIAQWDGFACPLSLKEAVSVMGTVGSGDGVVGNPLNSMNPPQLQAVGS
- the gcvP gene encoding aminomethyl-transferring glycine dehydrogenase is translated as MTDSATLNPAISTSPAQEQLPTDGTPPQSPELGLLQQSEQFVWRHIGPDPKQIEQMLAVLGLGSLQELVEKTVPTAIRTPQPLRLGSPRTEQQVLAELKEIAAQNQVWRSFLGMGYSNCLTPPVIQRNILENPGWYTQYTPYQAEIAQGRLEALLNFQTMVIDLTGMEIANASLLDEATAAAEAMTLSYGLAAKGSSIFWVDRGCHPQTLAVLQTRAEPLGIQIRVADPAEFRLDGESFGLLLQYPNTSGEIRDYHQLVEQAHQRGILVTVAADLLSLTLLKPPGEWGADIVVGSTQRFGIPLGYGGPHAAYFATREAHKRLLPGRLVGVSQDAQGKPALRLALQTREQHIRRDKATSNICTAQVLLAVMASLYAVYHGPKGLRKMALRIYGQAHRLAASIRELGYKVGPEHFFDTFWVQGQSPAQIQEIQARAVQQRINLRQIDERTVGISLDEATTAVDIWDLFQLFTGSNLPFEEREGWDPNQPLPDLSRSLPPSLIRTTPYLTHPVFNRYHSETELLRYIHRLQSRDLSLTHSMIPLGSCTMKLNATVEMIPVSWPEFAQIHPFVPLEQTRGYQTLFAQLEQMLAEITGFAGVSLQPNAGSQGEYAGLLAIRRYHQARGEGHRQVCLIPTSAHGTNPASAVMAGMRVVSVACDAAGNIDIEDLRSKAERHREQLAALMITYPSTHGVFEEGIRDICQIIHEAGGQVYMDGANLNAQVGLCRPAELGADVCHLNLHKTFCIPHGGGGPGVGPIGVAAHLLPYLPGHPFLPGCRGPVSAAPWGSASILPISWAYIRLMGSAGLTLATQVAILNANYIAKRLDPYYPVLYKGSTGLVAHECILDLRPLKKSAGIEVEDVAKRLMDYGFHAPTISWPVAGTMMVEPTESESLEELDRFCEAMIAIRQEIAAIERGEADPVHNLLKQAPHTAEVVTADQWDRPYSRSLAAYPAPWVKAHKFWPSVSRIDNAYGDRHLVCSCQPWLED
- the psbU gene encoding photosystem II complex extrinsic protein PsbU, coding for MRFLLSALVRFLLIVCLCFAPLGILGVAHAAELPAVKHLDAPIDVNNTILRNYRQLPGFYPNLARTLVQNAPYNSLEDMLRIPGLTEEQKALIKANAENFVIGEYQEGANQLENRINQGYYG